The stretch of DNA GCTCGGCAGCCTCGTCTATTTCGCGGCGATCTTCCTGCCCCACTCGCGCCTCGAGCGCCAGGCCAGGATGGCCGGGCATGCGCTGCACAAGAAGCTCGACCCGGGGCGCGAAGTGCGCGAGGCGCGGCAAGCCTTCGACCTGACGCCGACCGCGCACAACCAGATGCGCCTGGCCGGCGCGCTGCTGGAGAACGGACAGAGCGCGGAAGCGGTGGCGCAATTCGACGCCTGCCTGCAGGGGCCGTTTGCCAACGACGCCGAAGTGATCCTGGGCGCCGCGCGTGCAAAAGCGGCGCATGGCCAGCCGGAGGCGGCGATCGGGCTGCTGGCGCCGCTGCAGGCGAAGCAGCCGGGCTACCGGCCGGAAGAAACCGGGCTGGTGCTGGGCCGCGCCTACGCCGCTACGGGAAGGCAGGCAGAAGCCGGCGCCCAGTTCGCGGCGCTTGCGGAGCGCTTCGGCAGTATCGAGGCGCGGGTGGAACTGGCGCTGTGGGCGCTCGCCAATCATGATGAGGCGGTGGCGCAGCGCGAATTGAAGGAGATCGAGCATGCGCGCCGGCACATGAACAAGTACACGCGCGACCTGCACCGGGAGCTGTTCCGGCGCTTGGATGCCGCCGTGGGTAGCCGCTGATTCAGGTACTGATCGCGTTGGTAAAGGTCAGCCGGTTCCCAAACGGGTCCTTTACCGACATGTCGCGCGCGCCCCAGGGCGTGTCGGCGATGTCCGGGCGGGCATAGCCATACTGCCTGGCCGCCAGCTCCGCCTGGTAGGCATCGATGTCGCCGACCTCGATGCGCATTGCCGCCCCAGGACAGCAATCGCCGTGGTGTTCGCTCAGGTGGAGGACGCAGCCGTCGCGCGCGACCTGCAGGTAGAGCGGCAGGCCGGGCTCGAAGCGGTGCTCCCAGTCGACCTTGAACCCCAGGAAGCCGACGTAGAATGCGCGGGCTTTCGTTTCGTCGAAGATGCGCAGGATGGGCGTGACTGCGCGCAGCATCTCAGTCGGCCCTGGTCAGCTCGACGCCGTCGACCGTCATCTTCCACTTGCCGTCCTCGCGGTGCGGCGGCTTGCTGACCACAAAGGTGGTGCGCACGAAAGCAACCCCGGCTTCGAAGTTGTTCCCCTTGAAGCCCTTCAGGTCGACGCTGAGGTTGACCTGGTCGTTCGGCCGGCCGCGCGTGTATTCGACCTTGCCTTGCTTCGACAGCGACAGCTGCATGTCCTTGCCCTGCCAGTCACCGACATAGTCCATCTTGTCCGCCGGGACCGGGTCGGCCCAGGCGGCGCTACTGGCAAACAGGCCGGCGGCCAGGACGAGGGATGGAAGGATACGCATGGGGAACTCCGCTGGAATGGTCATCGATACCGCTCCAGTATTCGCGCAGTGCTCCCGCTTGTCAATTCAGGCCGCATGCGCAGGCCGCAGGCTCCTGCGGTCGCTCTCGTAGGCCAGGCCGACCTGGCGCCGGATCTCGTCCATCACGCCCATCAGCGCCAGCGTCTCTTCCAGCTTCATGCCGGGGCTCTCGAGCAAGCCTGCCTTGAAGCAGCGCTGCGCCTCGATCACTTCGTGCACGTAGCCATTGCCGAGATAGGGCGTGTCGACCGTGCGGGTGCTGCCGTCCTCGAGGCTGACGGTGACGCTTGTCGCGCGGTGGAACATGGTGTTCATGCGCACGTGGCCGCGCGAGCCCGACACCGTCAGCTCGCAGGGCGTGCGCGCCTGGAAGGAACAGCTGCACACCGACAAGCCGCCGCCTTCGTGCCGGAGGGTGAAGCCGGTCTGCACGTCGACGCCGGTTTCTCCGAGCGCGGCCTGGGCCTTGATCTCGGCGACCGGACCGAGCAGCGCGGTGGCGATCGACAGCGGGTAGATGCCCAGGTCGAGCAGCGCGCCGCCGCCGAGTTCGGGATTGTAGACGCGATGCTCGGGGCCGGCATTTGGCGTGATGCCGAAGTCCGCCACCACCTGGCGCACCGTGCCGATCTCGCCGGAGGCGATGATGCGCCGCACTTCGTCGAAGGCCGGCAGGTAGCGCGTCCACATGGCTTCCATCAGGAACAGGCGGCGCGAGCGCGCCAGCGTGACCACCTGCTCGGCTTCGCGCAGGTTCATCGCGAACGGTTTTTCGACCAGCACGCCCTTGCCTGCGCGCAGCGCCATCAGGGCGTTGTCGGCATGCTGGGGATGCGGGGTGGCGACATAGACCAGGTCGATGCCGGCGGCGTCAAGCAGCTCCTGGTAGCTGCCATAGGCCGCGGCGCTGCCGGCGAATTCCTGGGCGAAGGCCCGGGCCTTGTCGAGGCTGCGCGACGCGACCGCCGCCAGCACGGCGTCCGGCACGTCCTTGAGCGCATTGGCGAAGGCGCGCGCGATCTTGCCCGTGCCGAGGATGCCCCAGCGTACTGCGTTTGCCATCGTATTCCTTTCAGGTGGTCTGCCGTTTTGGCCGGAAGACCGTCGTATCGAGATAAAAGTCACGGTCCTGGCCGGGCCACCAGCCCGGCACGCCAAGCACCGGCAGCGGCGTGAAGCCGGCCGTCGTCAAGCCTGCGCGCGCCAGTTCGTCCGCCACATGGGCGTCGAGCCAGGCACGCTGCTCGCCAGGAGCCAGCGCCAGCACATCATCGCCGGCGAAGATGACACGCGTATGTGCGGTGATCGCCTTGCGCGGCGCCACCAGCTTTTCCATCAGCGCGTGGCCGAACAGCCAGATCCGCACGTCGCTGTCGAAGACGGCGCGCTTGTCATGGAGGGCGGACAGCCAGCCGTGGGCCCGCAGTTCGTCCACCAGCGCCCGTCCGCTACTCCCCTCGCGCACCACCAGCAGCGCGGCGTTCTCGTCGAAAATGGTGGCGGCATCGCGCGCCGGACCGCGCGACTTGCCGATGCCGGCCTGGGCGATCTGGGTGGCCTGCAGGGCATTGAGCTGGCGCTTGATGAGCGGGAAGGTCTGCCACACCAGGCCGTTGAAGAAGTCGTGCAGGTTGTCGCGGGTCGGAACCTGGCCGGTGGCGCCAATGAATTCCTCGTAGGCCGTCCCCTCCGGCAGCGCCGACTGCGGCACGAAGCGCAGCGGCAGGCCCGCGCCGTTGCGCAGACCGAGCGCGGTCGCGTTGCGGTTGAAGGCGTCGATGAAGTCATCGCCGTCCAGGCCCAGCCGCGCAACTTCCAGCCAGGCCGGCCGCACCGCGTCATACCACGGGCGCGGCCAGTCGATCTGCGACAGCATGCAGGCTTACACCATCTTCCAGGAGATGGTCTCGCCGGCGTTGAGCGGCACCAGCGCGTGTTCGCCGAAGGGCACGGTTTCGGGCAGGGTCCAGGACTCGCGCTTGAGCGTGATCGTCCCTTCGTTGACCGGCAGGCCGTAGAAGGCCGGACCGTTCAGGCTGGCGAAGGCTTCGAGCTTGTCGAGCGCGCCGGCCTGGGCGAAGGCTTCGGTATACATCTCCATCGCGTGCAGCGCGGTGTAGCAGCCGGCGCAGCCGCAGGCGGCGTACTTGGTGTGCACCGCGTGCGGCGCCGAGTCGGTGCCGAGGAAGAAGCGCTCGTCGCCGCTGGTGGCGGCCGTGACCAGCGCCAGGCGGTGTTCCTCGCGCTTGAGCACCGGCAGGCAGTAGTAGTGCGGACGGATGCCGCCGCGGAAGATCTCGTTGCGGTTGTACAGCAGGTGGTGGGCGGTGATGGTCGCCGCGATCGGGCCTTCGGCCTCGGCCACGTACTGGGCCGCTTCCTTGGTGGTGATGTGCTCGAACACCACCTTCAGGACCGGCATGGCGCTGCGCAGCGGGCGCATGACGCGCTCGATGAACACGGCTTCGCGGTCGAACAGGTCGATGTCGTTGTCGGTCACTTCGCCGTGCACCAGCAGCGGCATGCCGACTTCCTGCATCACTTCCAGCGTCTTGTAGCACTTCGTCAGGTCGGTCACGCCGGCATCCGAATTGGTGGTGGCGCCGGCCGGATACAGCTTGACCGCGTGGACGAAGCCGGAATCCTGGGCGCGGCGGATCTCGTCCGGATCGGTATTGTCGGTCAGGTACAGCGTCATCAGCGGCTCGAAAGAAACGCCTTCGGGCAGCGCCGCCAGGATGCGGTCGCGGTAGGCGGCAGCCATGGCGGTGGTGGTGACCGGCGGCTTCAGGTTCGGCATCACGATCGCACGCGCGAACTGGCGCGCGCTGTGCGGCAGCACGCTGCTCAGTGCCGCGCCGTCGCGCAGGTGCAGGTGCCAGTCGTCGGGGCGGGTGATGGTGATGGTGTCGGGGGTATCGATCGGGGACATGGCGGCTCTCGGATTGCGGATGCCGACATTCTAACCGCAGCGCGCCCTTGCAGCGCGCCGGGTGCGACGTTGACTAATGAATAATACGGGCCAAAAACTCGCGCGCCCGCTCGGACTTCGGCGCGCCGAAGAAGTCTTCGGCCGGGCTGTCCTCGACGATGCTGCCGTGGTCCATGAAGACGATCCGGTCCGCCACCTTGCGCGCGAAGCCCATCTCGTGGGTGACCACCATCATGGTCATGCCGTCCTGGGCCAGCCCCACCATCACGTCGAGCACCTCGCCGATCATTTCCGGGTCGAGGGCGGAGGTCGGCTCGTCGAACAGCATCGCCACCGGGTCCATCGCCAGCGCGCGCGCAATCGCCACGCGCTGCTGCTGGCCGCCCGAGAGCTGGCCCGGGAACTTGTCCTTGTGCGCCAGCAGGCCGACGCGGTCGAGGTATCTCAGGCCGCGCGCCAAGGCCTCTTCCTTGCTGCGGCCCAGCACCTTGACCTGGGCAAGTGTCAGATTCTCGCGTACCGACAGGTGCGGAAACAGCTCGAAGTTCTGGAACACCATGCCGATGCGCGCGCGCAGTTGCGACAGCTTCGTCCTGGGGTCGCCCACGGAAATGCCGTCCACCCGCACGATCCCCTCCTGGAAGGGTTCCAGCCCGTTGACGGTCTTGATCAGAGTGGATTTGCCGGAGCCGGAGGGTCCGCACACCACCACCACGTCGCCGCGTTCCACCCGGGTACTGCATGCGCGCAGCACCTGGAAGTTGCCGTACCACTTGCTGACGTTCTCGATTTCGATCATCTGTTGTACTCGTGTATGCGTGCTTGACAGCATTTCTAGCCACAAGGATACTTCGGAACTTGCCTTACCTACCAGAACGAATCGTCGTTCTCCTACGATAAAAATACCCAACAATTCGCCTTGCGACAGTGCCATCCCTGCCGCGGGTTATGCACAGGTCCACGAGACAGGAAGCATTATGGATAAAAAGAACCGCCTGACAACCTACATCCTGGTGGGCCTCGCGCTCGGGATCGTCGTCGGCTACGTGGCCAACACCAGCTTCGAGAACCCGGCCGGCTTTGCGGAGACGATGTCGCTGATCACGACCATGTTCCTTCGCCTGATCAAGATGATCATCGCGCCGCTGGTGTTCTCGACCCTGGTGGTCGGCATCGCCAAGATGGGCGACGCCAAGGAAGTGGGCCGTATCGGCGTCAAGGCACTGGGCTGGTTCTTCATCGCCTCGGTGATCTCGCTGTCGCTGGGCCTGATCCTGGTAAACCTGTTCCGTCCGGGTGACGCGATGGCCCTGTCGGGCGCCGTGCCGCCGGTAGGCGCCTCGTCGGGCATCACCACCACCGGCCTGACCATGAAGGACTTCATCACCCACCTGATCCCGACCTCGATCTTCGACGGCATGGCCCGCAACGAGATCCTGCAGATCGTCGTGTTCTCGGTATTCTTCGGCACCGCGGCCGCCGCCGTCGGCGCGCGCGCCACCCCGCTGATCGACGCGGTGGACGGCATCGCCCACATCATGCTCAAGCTCACCGGCTACGTCATGAACTTCGCGCCGATCGCCGTGTTCGCGGCGGTGGCCGGCGTGATCGCCAAGAGCGGCCTGGGCGTGCTGTCGACCTACGGCATCTTCATGGCCGAGTTCTACCTCGGCATCATCCTGCTGTGGGTGGTCCTGATCGCGATCGGCGGGATCTTCCTCGGCCGCCGCGTGCTGCGCCTGATCTCCGAGCTGAAGGAACCGACCATCCTGGCCTACACCTGCGCCTCGTCGGAAGCGGCTTTCCCGAAGACCCTGGAAGGCCTGGAGCGCTTCGGCGTCAAGAACCGCCTGGCCGCCTTCGTGCTGCCGATCGGTTACTCGTTCAACCTCGACGGCTCGATGATGTACTGCACCTTCGCGGCCGTGTTCATCGCCCAGGCCTACGGCATCGAGCTGGACCTGGCGACGCAGATGACCATGATGCTGGTCCTGATGCTGACCTCAAAGGGCATGGCCGGCGTGCCGCGCGCCTCGCTGGTCGTCATCGCCGCCACCCTGGCCCAGTTCAACATCCCGGAAGCCGGCCTGCTGCTCCTGCTGGGCATCGACCACTTCCTGGACATGGCCCGTTCGGCCACCAACGTGATCGGCAACGGCATCGCCACCGCCGTGGTCGCGAAGTGGGAAGGCGACCTGGCCGAACCGAACAAGGATCCGGCGGTTTCGCCGCTGCGCTGATCATCGGGACGAGATTCACCACGAAAGGCCTTCCAGCAATGGAGGGCCTTTTTCACATAACGACAATGAGGAGCGAGACATCATGAAACAGCTGTATATGGCAGGCCTGCTGCTGGGCGCGTTCGGCAGTGCCCACGCCGCCACCCAGACCATCGATTGCGGCCGCCTGCTCGACG from Massilia varians encodes:
- a CDS encoding tetratricopeptide repeat protein codes for the protein MPLLGLGLHLIVAIFFAVHAVRTGRQLYWLLILFSFPLLGSLVYFAAIFLPHSRLERQARMAGHALHKKLDPGREVREARQAFDLTPTAHNQMRLAGALLENGQSAEAVAQFDACLQGPFANDAEVILGAARAKAAHGQPEAAIGLLAPLQAKQPGYRPEETGLVLGRAYAATGRQAEAGAQFAALAERFGSIEARVELALWALANHDEAVAQRELKEIEHARRHMNKYTRDLHRELFRRLDAAVGSR
- a CDS encoding glyoxalase superfamily protein; its protein translation is MLRAVTPILRIFDETKARAFYVGFLGFKVDWEHRFEPGLPLYLQVARDGCVLHLSEHHGDCCPGAAMRIEVGDIDAYQAELAARQYGYARPDIADTPWGARDMSVKDPFGNRLTFTNAIST
- a CDS encoding Gfo/Idh/MocA family protein; this encodes MANAVRWGILGTGKIARAFANALKDVPDAVLAAVASRSLDKARAFAQEFAGSAAAYGSYQELLDAAGIDLVYVATPHPQHADNALMALRAGKGVLVEKPFAMNLREAEQVVTLARSRRLFLMEAMWTRYLPAFDEVRRIIASGEIGTVRQVVADFGITPNAGPEHRVYNPELGGGALLDLGIYPLSIATALLGPVAEIKAQAALGETGVDVQTGFTLRHEGGGLSVCSCSFQARTPCELTVSGSRGHVRMNTMFHRATSVTVSLEDGSTRTVDTPYLGNGYVHEVIEAQRCFKAGLLESPGMKLEETLALMGVMDEIRRQVGLAYESDRRSLRPAHAA
- a CDS encoding DUF3025 domain-containing protein, translated to MLSQIDWPRPWYDAVRPAWLEVARLGLDGDDFIDAFNRNATALGLRNGAGLPLRFVPQSALPEGTAYEEFIGATGQVPTRDNLHDFFNGLVWQTFPLIKRQLNALQATQIAQAGIGKSRGPARDAATIFDENAALLVVREGSSGRALVDELRAHGWLSALHDKRAVFDSDVRIWLFGHALMEKLVAPRKAITAHTRVIFAGDDVLALAPGEQRAWLDAHVADELARAGLTTAGFTPLPVLGVPGWWPGQDRDFYLDTTVFRPKRQTT
- the pyrC gene encoding dihydroorotase; translated protein: MSPIDTPDTITITRPDDWHLHLRDGAALSSVLPHSARQFARAIVMPNLKPPVTTTAMAAAYRDRILAALPEGVSFEPLMTLYLTDNTDPDEIRRAQDSGFVHAVKLYPAGATTNSDAGVTDLTKCYKTLEVMQEVGMPLLVHGEVTDNDIDLFDREAVFIERVMRPLRSAMPVLKVVFEHITTKEAAQYVAEAEGPIAATITAHHLLYNRNEIFRGGIRPHYYCLPVLKREEHRLALVTAATSGDERFFLGTDSAPHAVHTKYAACGCAGCYTALHAMEMYTEAFAQAGALDKLEAFASLNGPAFYGLPVNEGTITLKRESWTLPETVPFGEHALVPLNAGETISWKMV
- a CDS encoding amino acid ABC transporter ATP-binding protein — protein: MIEIENVSKWYGNFQVLRACSTRVERGDVVVVCGPSGSGKSTLIKTVNGLEPFQEGIVRVDGISVGDPRTKLSQLRARIGMVFQNFELFPHLSVRENLTLAQVKVLGRSKEEALARGLRYLDRVGLLAHKDKFPGQLSGGQQQRVAIARALAMDPVAMLFDEPTSALDPEMIGEVLDVMVGLAQDGMTMMVVTHEMGFARKVADRIVFMDHGSIVEDSPAEDFFGAPKSERAREFLARIIH
- a CDS encoding dicarboxylate/amino acid:cation symporter, producing the protein MDKKNRLTTYILVGLALGIVVGYVANTSFENPAGFAETMSLITTMFLRLIKMIIAPLVFSTLVVGIAKMGDAKEVGRIGVKALGWFFIASVISLSLGLILVNLFRPGDAMALSGAVPPVGASSGITTTGLTMKDFITHLIPTSIFDGMARNEILQIVVFSVFFGTAAAAVGARATPLIDAVDGIAHIMLKLTGYVMNFAPIAVFAAVAGVIAKSGLGVLSTYGIFMAEFYLGIILLWVVLIAIGGIFLGRRVLRLISELKEPTILAYTCASSEAAFPKTLEGLERFGVKNRLAAFVLPIGYSFNLDGSMMYCTFAAVFIAQAYGIELDLATQMTMMLVLMLTSKGMAGVPRASLVVIAATLAQFNIPEAGLLLLLGIDHFLDMARSATNVIGNGIATAVVAKWEGDLAEPNKDPAVSPLR